The proteins below are encoded in one region of Bos indicus x Bos taurus breed Angus x Brahman F1 hybrid chromosome 2, Bos_hybrid_MaternalHap_v2.0, whole genome shotgun sequence:
- the TMEM177 gene encoding transmembrane protein 177, translated as MAGPLWRATVFVQRHRTGLLVGSCAGLFGAQISYHLFPDPVVQWLYQYWPQGQPAPLSPELERLFQEVQQDIGIPSGHHFEAFTTFTFQPVSAGFPRLPGGAVVGIPASFLGGPVTNTDQPVVVHGQRVDWRSPAGTRLRDALTLSHDAQKFALAKEVVYLESGAAALQALPAPACLAGTWALGVGAKHALGLYGGPMSLRAAFNLVAAVAGFVAYAFSTDSLTHALEAWMDRRTASLSAAYARGGVEFYEKVLSGNLALRSLLGQRGKKLYTPSGNVIPRHWFRIKHLPYTARRDSVLQMWRAALGPGSS; from the coding sequence ATGGCAGGTCCCCTGTGGCGGGCCACAGTGTTTGTGCAGAGACACAGGACAGGCCTATTGGTGGGCTCCTGTGCAGGCCTGTTTGGGGCCCAGATCTCCTACCACCTCTTCCCGgatcctgtggtccagtggctgtaCCAGTACTGGCCTCAGGGCCAGCCGGCGCCTCTGTCCCCAGAACTGGAGAGGCTCTTCCAGGAGGTGCAGCAGGACATTGGCATCCCCTCAGGCCACCACTTTGAGGCCTTTACCACCTTCACCTTCCAGCCTGTGAGCGCCGGCTTCCCGAGACTCCCTGGTGGGGCCGTCGTAGGCATCCCCGCCAGCTTCCTGGGTGGCCCAGTGACCAACACTGACCAGCCTGTAGTTGTCCACGGGCAGCGAGTGGACTGGCGGAGCCCAGCAGGCACCCGGCTGAGAGATGCCCTGACCCTGTCTCATGATGCCCAGAAGTTCGCCTTGGCCAAGGAGGTGGTGTACCTGGAGAGTGGGGCAGCCGCCCTGCAGGCCCTGCCAGCCCCAGCCTGCCTGGCGGGCACCTGGGCGCTGGGTGTGGGGGCCAAGCACGCCTTGGGGCTCTACGGAGGCCCCATGAGCTTGCGGGCCGCCTTCAACTTGGTGGCGGCAGTGGCGGGCTTCGTGGCCTATGCCTTCTCCACCGACTCTCTCACTCACGCCCTGGAAGCCTGGATGGACCGCCGCACGGCCTCCCTGTCTGCAGCCTATGCCCGGGGCGGCGTGGAATTCTACGAGAAGGTTCTGTCGGGCAACCTGGCCCTTCGCAGTCTGCTGGGCCAGCGGGGGAAGAAACTCTACACGCCCAGCGGGAATGTCATTCCCAGACACTGGTTCCGCATCAAACACCTACCCTACACGGCCCGCCGGGACTCGGTGCTGCAGATGTGGCGGGCAGCGCTTGGCCCCGGCAGCTCCTGA